GGTCAATACGCCCTTGCAGACTGACAGCGAGATTATTAGACGGGCCCATGATGTCGAAGCGGAGATACCGGCCGTCATGCCGCCGCCAGGAATGGACGCTGCGACGCCAGTGGATTATCTGGCGCCCATGACGATTCCTATCGGACACGCCACAACAACCGGGAACCTCTTGCAGGCTAGGCCAGTGAAGGCCTTGATCGGTGACTATCCAAGTGATATCTTTCTACGGATCGAGCAGAAACGCCCAGTGCCCCCAGAGCTCTCGCTTGCTGTCCGGCCAGGGGTCGCTGCCCTGCCGGCACTGGACTCGGCTTCGATCACGACGCTGGTCGAGCACTATTTTCAATTCGTCCATCCACGGCATCCCATACTCAAACGGGATGAGATAGAAATGATGGTTAGCTCTTTGGATCCACAGTCACCAGAGTGGAGCAATGAATGGGCGCTCCTCTTGATGATGTTAGCTGTAGCCCAGGCACATCGGAACCTCTGTTTTGAACCAGGGAATAATCTGCCTGGGACAGAGTATCTCCACCCTGGTGTGCAGTTTCTTCTCCAGACGTGGGCGGATGCATGTACCACCAATGTCTTGCTATCGCAGGCATTCCTTCTCGCGGCATTGTACTATGCCTCCCTGTGCCGGCCTCTTCAAACATGGCGACTGGCCCATATGGCCTCGACCAATATCCAGCACGCCTTTTTCCAGCAGCCTGATCAACAAGACGAAAGCCTGCTTCGGACATGCTGGGCTGTGTTTCTGCTGGAATGCGACCTCGTGGCCGAGTACCACCTCCCCCGGAGTGGCATCGAAAACCTTGTCGACCAGCTGCCGTATCCTGACTGTGGCCCAATGGCGGAGGTATACGAGTCCTCCTGGCTGGCTATCATCTCATCGCGAAAGCTCCTCAATCGAATACACTGCACCATGTACGCCACCCACTCCTTCGTGTGGGACAGTAAGCTCACCCACGATCTTCCGTCCCCTGTCCCTCGCCCCCTGCTGGCCTTGTCAGACGAGCTATCTCACCAGCTGCAGACTTGGTGGGACCTCGTACCCGAATCGTTGAGACCAGAACTCAATAAAGACAATCCCAGCCCCGAAGAAGGAATCCTGCTGCTCCGATTCCATGCTTGCGGGGATATCATCACCCGGCCATTTCTCCACCATGTATGCTCTTACGCAAGCAAATCGCGGCCCCCGGGCGAGATCCTCAACCTGGCGCGAGCTTGTATTGAGCATTGCCGAGCCTTTCTGCATAGGGTTCCCAGTGTACTTGGTCACAGACACCCCTTGGCCGTAGTTTACCTGCATTCGTGCGATTACCCTTGACACCCCGGATACTATGTGAGACTAATACACTTTAGAACCCTGGCCGCGATTATCAATTTAGCCCTTGCATCGCATTGCTGCTGGCTGTGGGACGATGTGTCGGATATAGATGGTCTGGAAGGCAAGGTAATAGGTATACTGGAGCAATGGGCACAGCTGGCACCCAGCGCTGAAGCGATGCTGCGCCTGGTGGTTGCTTTGAGGGATAAGGGGAGGATTGTACGTATGATGAGATAGGAAACCGTCTGGACAAATTTATATTCAGCTAAACCCTACTTGATACTACTCTACAATAATATCAACTGTTGCAGATATATCCCGCGAGCTATTCCCAACGAAGCACTGGTACACGCCAGTGTCTACCCTCCATCCAGCGCTTTCAACATCATACCAGGAAAAGGCGGTTGAATCGAGTGTAATATCAATCCTCTCTTCCTGGCCAGGAGCCACCGTGACCTTCTCAAACCCAGCCAGTCCCTTCTCCACCCTCTGCCCCTCAGGTACGGCATTCGAGGACGAAACGTAGACTTGCACCACTTCCTTTCCAACACGGCTGCCTGTGTTCGTCACAAGTGCAGACAGTCGGGCAGCCCTGGATCCGTCTGCAGCGACACTTCCATGCACCTGCACATCGCTGACAGCAAACATCGTATAGGAAAGTCCAAACCCAAACGGCCAGAGTGGCTCCAGGTCCTTCGCATCAAACCAGCGATACCCGACCATCACGCCCTCGCCATACTCAGCCTTATCTGTCTGCGCATTACCCGGGAACCATGGATGCGAGCCGTGGTCTTCAATGCGCCGTGGGAAAGTAATGGGCAGTTTTCCTGATGGATTGACGGACCCCAAAAGCACCGCGGCCAGGGCATTGCCATTTTCCTGACCCTGATACCAGGCCTGGACGATGGCAGGAACCCGGTTCACCCACGGCATGGAGACTGCGCATGCAGACTGCGTAACAACGACGGTGCTTTCATTTATAGCCGCAACCGCCTGGATGAGCTCGTCTGTCCGCCCCGGGAGCGATAGAGAAGTACGATCACAGCCTTCGCGCTCAGTGTCATTGTTATGCCCGGCAATTACAACTGCCAGATCCGCTGTCTTTGCAGCATGCACGGCAGCCGCAAACatggcctcctcgtcgtGCTGGATGAGCATGCCAACCCGAACACCAGCAATGCGATGGAACAGCGTATTATCATGCGGTCTTGTAGGCGGGGGGACAACAACATTGTCGATCCTGAAGGTGTACTTTCTGCCTGCATCGAGGTGCATCGTGGCCGATTTGTCCGGGCTACTGCAGTTCATGAAATTGGCGCATATTTGTGTCCATTCCATATTGTCAATCAGCAGCTCGTTGTCCACAAAGAACTTTGCTTTCCCCGTATTCGACAGGCTGAAGTCGTAGTAGCCACTGGTCGTCGGTGTAAACAGTCCCCTGGCACGGAAACTAAACGGCTTCCCCTTgagctggccggggatgTCCCCGTCGCTCATCAGATAGACCAGTGAGTCCTGCCAGTACGTCGTGGCGACGACGCTTCCGTCCAGGGAATGCCCGTGATAGAAGTCCACTTGCACGCCTTGCACGCTGTCATCAGGTGTTGTCAGGATGCTGCCCATCaaggggagatggagatgggttAGGATACCTGGCTCGTAGACCACCTCCAGCTGCGGATTGATGCTCTTCGCGGCGTTGACAAGCGAGTCGTATGGGTTGGTCACGTAGTAAGGGTTCACGATGGCACTTCCACTCCCCCCAGCTGTCGGCGTCTTCGCATTGGGTCCGATGATGGCGATCTTGGTGAGTTTTGCTGATTGTATGGGGAGTATCCGGTCCTCGTTCTTGAGCAGCACAATTCCATCCTCTGCTGTCTCTCGAGCGGTATTTCGATACTGAGGACAGTCCTCCGTTTCCTCGCCGCtcatgatgttgatgtcttTGGTCTCTGCATGCACACCTCCACCTGCAGCAAGGCGCCCTGCCCGATGAAGAGTGTCCAGCATCCGTCGGACCGATGCATCGATATCCCCTTCGGACACCTGTCCAGCCTTCACGGCCTTCACTAGCGCTGGCCCATAGCGAAGAGCCGGACCAGGCATCTCCAGGTCTGTGGAGGCCCTGATACTCTCGATTGTTGAATTCAATCCACCCCAGTCACTCATCACTAGCCCTTCATACCCCCACTCTTCGCGCAGAATACCACGCACCAAGGCCCGACTGCAGTCCGCATGAACCCCATTGACCTTGGGATAACTGGTCATAGCCGTCCAAGGATCCGCAGCGAGCGCCATATGAAACGGCTTGAGATAAACCTCCCTCAACGTGCGCTCATCAATGCTCTCGTCCATATTGAACCGCCTTGTCTCCTGGTCATTCGCTACAAAATGCTTCATACAGGCACCAACCCCTTCACTCTGCACACCAGAGATATACGCAGTGGCCAAACCCCCCGTCAAAAAGGGATCCTCCCCGAAATTCTCAAAGTTGCGTCCCCCAAAGGAGCTTCGACTAAGATTCATCGTTGGCGCAAGCAGAACATGCGCCTGTTTGTTCCGTGCCTCGGCGCCTAGAACCGCTCCTATGCGCTGCACAAGCTCCTTATCGAACGTTGCTGCGAGCGAAATCCCGCAGGGAATGAACGTTGTGCGCGAGCCATTTGTCCACTTGGCGCCGCGGACGCCAGCTGGCCCATCTGTTGTTTTGAGGGATTGGATTCCCAGTCGTGGGATGGGCGTGGTCTCCCACATATTCTTCCCAGAGAGCAGTGCGCATTTCTCTGCGAGGGTTAACTGcgagaggagggtgttgattgtggactctgactctgctgTGGCTGCCATTTTGCTGTACGGGCGGTGCGTGCATGGTAAAATGTGACACAGGTAGGAATGTCATTCTTAAGTACAATTCCTTCAGTGCTACTGTGAATGACTGGTTATAttggcggagaaggcggTTTATACCGCTGGTGACTCCATCAACCTGGCGGGCCACAGCCGCCTGCATCCGCCGGACTTCTTTCTTATACGAGTTCCCCGCTGTTAACTGCAGTGTGAGTATCCTTTATTTGGCCATTCTATTAAGCAACACCACTTCACCATGGCGCAAGGTGCTAACCCAGGCAGCGTCGCTGTCGCGAGCTTCGCCAACATGTTCAGCGTCGGAACCACCTACGCCCTTAGCATCCTCCAGGCGGAAGTACACAGACTCCTAGGCATCCATCATGCCTGGTCCTATGCTCCATTCGCCTTTGCAACAATTGGTCTGTCTATCGGCGTTGCAACGTGCACCTCGTTAACTGAGCGAAGTAGCGCTCGAACCGTCGCAGCAGCTGGTACTATTCTCTGGGGTCTTGCAGTCATTCTTGCAGGCCATTTCCTAGCATCTTTATCCTTCGAAGGCATCATCGTCTCTTTCATGATCGGTGGAATTGGAGTTGGATGGACATACCTAGCTGTCGTTGTGTGGATCGGGGAGAGTCTTCCAGCGCAGTCTCTAGCGAGAACCGCCATCGGGCCTCTGGGCTTTTCGTCTGGGGCTGCAGCGTGCACGATGGCTTCACATTTCTTCCAAGTCGGCAGCCTCAATGGAGCTGAGATCGGAACTGCCCTGAAATGCGCAGGATCAGGGTTCATCACTGTGGGCGTAACGACACTCATTCTCGTCCCAGGAGACGGCAATATAACGACGCACACACCGAACTATCCAGCgaagccaccaccatccttCAACCGCGcgttcttccagctgctgctaTTCATGAATTCCCTCCCAGGAATGGCCCTCTtcgcttctcttctcccgGTCGTCTCAAACCACACTCGCTTCGCTACTGGATTCACCCTTCCCTGCTGTCTGATGGCACTCGCACTTGGAGGCCTGCTATCACCAACCCTCAGTGCGCGACTCAGCCCAAGAACACTCTTCATGTCCCTCTTCTGCCTCCGAGGCCTGCTCCTGACTACGTTCTCTCAAACAAGACACCCAGCGGTGTTTCTCGCAACTGTTGCAACCGTGTTCTTTGCCCATGGACTTGGGTTCAGCACCCTTCCTGGTATTATCAATAGCCGACTTGGTCCTGATGCTGTGTTCTCTCATCACTATGGCTTAATCCTTACAACATGGGGTCTGGCCGGCGTTGTTGGGAGTTTGCTTAATGCCTTCCTCGCTTCCTCCGGAGATTTCACACCCGTCAGCCTTGTCCTGGGTCTCGCTATGCTTGCTTTTGGATGTACTTTGGGTTGGACCTCGCTGTTCCCCTGCCAGTGCATCATCAATTAGTTGCTTACTTGTCTTGCAATGGATGTCATTAGCCCCGAGTCTACCGTTCACGCTGCCGGCGCTGGAAACATGATTCAATCAATGCGGTTTGTGGTTTGCTATGTTTGTATACTGAACACAAATTCTCCAGAGTAATCAAGTTATTTCAAGCTTCTTTAACGAGAGAATTACAATCATGTACAAGTCGCTTCCTCCTTCCCGGCTGCAAGTTAAGATGTCAATATGTAACAAGCACTTTTGTTCACACAGAAACACGTAAAGAGAGCACCAACGGCTAAACCGTAATAGCCAAAGAATTCAAATCCAATCTGGGATACGACTTCAAAGCAATCAAGTCATCACTGGCCTCTGCACGCCCAGAGCCAAACTGCTTGAGATTCCACTTATCCACCCCTTCGACACCCTTCAGGTCGTTGCCGAACGCCGTAAACAGATCCGAGTTCAACTGCTCGTACTCCTTATAATCCTTGGGCCAGTTGCCCAGCCTCTCGATTGCAAGTTTAAGGAGATGCAGGTGCTTCCTGGCCCGTTTTCCTGAGGACTCAGCGCCACTCTCCCCTCCAGGACTGGATGGCTCAGAGCTTGACGGGCTAGGAGACCCATCTGTGCCTGCGATGCTCGCAGAGCTGGGATCGACCAGGGCCCGCAGGGAATTCTCATGCAatccagcagccttcttaTAGTACTGGTATGCCAGCTCGCGCTGGTCCTCCTTGTTCTGGTAGCCCTGGGCAGTGCTAGTATACATCTGCGACAGGAGGACGCTCATCTCCACAGTACTGGGATGCGTCGGCCCATGAACCCGTGCACAGTTGTATACAATATCCTCAGCCAACCGGATGGCAGAGGTATACTCGCCCACCAAGTACCTGGTAACCACGAGCATGCGGCCCAGCGCGAGCGTGTATCCTCCATTCGCCTGGGGCGGGGACGAAATCTGACGCTTCGTCCACAACGAGGTAAGCAGCCACGAGAGACTGCGGTAATCCTTCTGCTTATCGAGGACCTTGATAAGATTGTTAAGATGCACAGCGTCCAGCTGGCTGAGGTCGATGTTCTTCCCCTTGCAGTGCCGGAGCATCTCCTTGCAGATCGTCTCCGATATATTGATCAGATCCTGTTCGAACCGAGACCCGGACTGTGGCTGGACAACCCATGCTGAGATCGCGAGACCCATCTTGAAGACGAGCTTCATGGTGGTCATGGTCGCGAACCCGTCGTGGGCCTGGATGTATCTGAACGACGCCAGCGCGAGATCCGCTGCCGCCTGGTGCTCGTTTATCGAAAGGCGATGCACCACTCCATCGTGAGAGGCAAGGGCTACAGACCGCAGGAAGTTCTGCGACGAGTGTGTGCGGAAATGCTCGAGAATTGTGGACAGGAAGACGGTGGCCTGTCGTCGGTTGAGATCGAGGACTTCGCCCTCGCGCGACATGAAGAAGTCCGTGAATCGCTCCATCAGCAACTGTGAGCTAGGAACATCACCCCGCAGATTAAAAAGCTCCTCCAGATGAGAAACAGTAGGCAGGATTCCCTGGAGACTGGTCGATTTCGATCGAGCTTCTGCGTGGAATCGCTCAAAGTAGACAGACTCCGCCATCAGCGAAGAATAAATCTCGTTCATGGTAAGCGACAGCTCTCTTCCGTCGCGGAGACTGTATTCAAGCTGcgcgaggaagagcaggcTCTGGTGCTTGCTAGAAGTTATGCGATACTTGGCCGACGTGCTTCCCGTGATGACCTGGCGGTGGATTTCCTGGGCCAACTCTCTTGCGCGTTGGATTTGTCCTATATTTCTATATCCGATAGCAATGCTCTTAGCAGCCCTAATAATTTCGGCAGACGAGCTGTCTGATTTGAGGATATGACTAGCAGCGTCGTGGAGGAGTACTGTTGCGCTTTGAATATTGTTCTGCTGAGCATACAGCGACACCAAGCTCTCCATCTGAGACAGAGAAGCCTCGTGGGTCCATCCATACGTTGCCAGCGTAGTGGTCAGGGTTTGCTGAGTAGTGGTGACGGTTGGGCGTTTTCCTTGAGAGGTGTGGTCCGTCTTCGACTGATCTTCTCGCTCTTCAGAAATTCCGTCGATGGTTGCTCTAATATCTTCGTAATCAATGTCTGTCTCTTCCGAATGCATCTGGAGGAGCTCCTTGTACAGCTTCACTGCCTCAGCCTCGTATTCCTTGGACGTCTGGGAGATATGCGCCAGTGTCTTGGTTGCTTCGATTGTAATAACCGCCTTGGTGCCAAACACAGCCAGACAAGCCTTTCGATACTCCGCAGTCACATCGTGGATAACACGGAACTCGGCATTGGTCATATGCAGGCAGTGGATATAGCGCTCGTACACCGATTTGACGAACTTGTCATTGCGCAGCCTGGGGTTGATGTTGGGATGGTGGAGGGTCTTGAACAGAATGCTGCCGGGCTGGAGTGCAGCCTTGTAGCGCTTTTGGTTGACAAGCTCTGTCGTGAGTATAACCAGGGGCTCAAACGCTTCTGGCGTGCAAGTATCCGAGTTCTTGTTCAGGATGTCGAAGATGCGCTGGTAATAGTCCACACAGACAGTTCCCGGGCGGGTCAGATCAGCCAACGTCCAGAGCTGTTTAAGTACAGCTGGATGGCCGTCTCCGAAGCGGCTCGTGTAGTCCTTCAGGATATCATTGTGGATGGAAACAAGCTTGTCCGTCTGGCGACTGCGCTCGTAGAGATTGACAAGCCCCCTTGTAATGCCGTCGAACAGCTCATTGCCGCCGACCTTGCGATCACGCTGGACTGCATGGTACAGCCGGAGGCAgatatcctcttcctttGCTGGATTGCGTCTGTAACGGTAGCAGAGTCTCAATCGTTGAGCCAAGTCAATAGAATACTGCACGTTGCTGCGTGGGAAAGCCACATCATTGACGGAGCGCACAAAGAAAGACGGCCAGGCGCCTTGCAATGCCTGTTTCAGTGTCCTTGTGGCATCCTTCCATCGGTGCTGTGACATGTACAACTTGACCAGTTTGTCAATAGCTGTAGCAGAGAGATCGGAGCCACTGTTGGCCATTTCCTGGAGATCCGACTCCGTCATGGCCGAAGTAGACCCCTGGAGGACCTCTGTGGACGTGGATACAATGGTCTCCTGGATCTCCTTGTGCAGGTGGTCTTCGCGACTGGTATGGTGCGAGCATTGCTTCAACACACTCAAGGCCTGCGAGGACAGCCCGACGGACCTCATCCGCTTTGCAATGCCAGTGAACTGCGAGACCACTTCCTGGGAGCTCGACATTGTCTGCCCATGTTCTTCCCAGAAGCTAGAAAGTACCGAGGCCACCTCGCTGTCTCTCCTTTGAGACTTGAGGAAGTCAGAGTACGCCATGATGGCTTTGATATTGCGCAGCTCTGACTCGATAGAATTATGCACTCGGTTGTCCTTACTGGTCTGCTGCCAGATGTCTACATAAGTCTGTTCTGCAGCCGTTATCTTGCCCTCGCGGATCTCCTTTTCAGCCTTTGAGAGAAGCGACTGCAGGTTGAACGTTGTGGTAATGGCAATGTCGTCCTGGAAAGTCTCATCCAGAGTCAAGACAGTGCCATGCTCCACAGAGTCCTTCCGCCCATGAAGCTGAACAACCAGGGACTGCTCCGAAGGCCTGCGAGTGTTTGTTGTTTCCTGCTGTGACTCGCTGGTGCTGCCCTGGATCAGGGTTGTGATTTCCTGGGCCTTGTGCGTTTGACCGATTGCTTGGTAGTGCTCTGAAAGCTGCGATAGGGTCGACATGACCATCTCGCTCGAACCGCCATAGTGGACTTTGTAACATTCAACCAGGACTTGAAGCATCTCAGTCCTCTTTGTCATAATCTCAGACTTGCTCATCGTGGTCTTCTTCTCAGTAAAGTCGAGGAAGTGCTTCGTCATGCGCATCGTAATGAGATGGTGCACCGTGAGAACCGCCTGGCAGATCTTTGCAGCATTGTAGAATACCTCGCTCGCCTGCACCGGCTGTACATCCTGCACTGTCTGGAAAAAGAGCGCCTGGCACAGGGTTGCCTGCAGGGTAGCAGGGTCCTTCGCTCCCAGGACCTTCTGGTACAAATGACCCTGCGTGGTATGCAACGACAGCAGCGACGGGGTTGGCTTTCTCTTCCACACTGTCATTTCGAGCATAGGCACCAAGGGACTGGTCGGGAAGACCTGGCTCAAGGCCTGCCCGGCTTTGGATATTTCCTGGTCTGTGTCACAACCAAAAGCTATTCTGGTATGGCCCAGCCAGTATCGCAGGGAAAAGTCCAGCAGAGGGTGCTTTTCCAGGAGGACTTGAGCCTGCTGAGGATCTGGGGTATCCAGCGAGGGCTCCTCCTTTCCTGTGACGGTGTGCTTGATGTAGATTGCCATCCTGCGAATCAAGTCAAGCTGCGTGTCCTTGATCGCTGGAATAGACTTGTCGTTGCTGATGATGTTGCAGATAGCACTGCGAAATTGGCCATGCCGCAGATACACCATATTGTTCTGATAGAAGACGAGGGGCGCGAAGGGCTTTAGGAGGTTAAGGGGTGCGACCTTTTGTTCAACAATGGCGCCCTTGTCTGGCTGAATCGAAAGAAGACTCGACAGCTCTGAGACCGTCAAGGGTCGTGCAGCGGTAGCAAGCCAGGCAACTATCTTCACTCCAGCTTGAGATGCATTGGATTTCAGCGTCTGATACACCAAGTTGCCAACACTATGGTTTGCCTTGACAAAGCTGCCGATATCCTTCACCAAGGACCGAGTCTTGGACGTGTCGTCGTCCCGGATTCGTTTAGACGCGAGTTTGGCCCAAAGGAATGAGCCCTCTGCAGCCTTCACCATCCGGTGCACGCAGACCTCCTGGTCCTCTGCGCTGAGCGAGTTGTAGGACGGAGAGTGATGGAAAACAGTCCGGACCACCGCAGCAACGTCATCCGAGATGAGGTCTGGGGTTATATTAACAGTGGACTGTTTAGGGAAGACATCGTGCTTCTCAGATCCGGTCACAATCAGCTTCAGATTCTCAACATCGGAGCTTGCACCCCTAAGGCCTTTGAGCAGAACATCCTGTCCACAGGTAGACTCGTCTGTTCCGTCGACAATGAGCACAGTCGGCTTGGAGCCCTGCATGGTGGAATGAAGACCGCTCTTCACAGCAGCCCAGAGCAAGTCCGCGTACTCTTCGTCATTGACGGTCTTTGTGCAGCGCTGATAAGTGTCTGAGAGGGATTTGTAAAGGCCGACGTTTCCAACCCTGACTGCGAACAGTTCAGAGAGAATAGTTTTGGCAACAGCCTGGGGAGTTGTCAGGGCAGGGATTCGGCCATCTAGTTTCTTATATTAGCCTGTAGCGATAATATCCGCTCGCGTGGAGACTTACTGATTGGGACAAAGATAGACTGGTACGAGACACCCCCAATAGGGCTCTGGAGGTGGTCATTGATTACTGTTGCAAGAATGGACTTCCCCGAGCCTGGTCTACCAGTGATGGCTAGTGTTTTCTGGTCACCTTTCATGAACCGCGTCAGATGCGGCGCCACCCAGAGACATGTTGACTCTTCGCGGTCTTGGGCGAATTGCGATGTATACTTTGTGATATGCTCGAGCACGGTATCCTCGGGCTGGAGCCACTCTCTGAGCGTCTTGACATCGGTCACTGCCATAATTGATtaacaccaccaacacaTGCTGGTTAAGGGGAGATATACCTTGATGTCCGAGGCCCTCCTGGGAGACCTGGTGCTGCCACATCAGCTCAGCCACGTCTTCACAACGAGCCTGAAAGCTCTCAATAAGCTCAGAGAAGGTGTTGTGAATATCAATCGCAACAGACCCAGATGTGATATCCGTGAGAGACTTTTGGAAATGGGACGCAATCTCCACAACCAACGTCACCAGATCGCCAACAGCAAGGGTAACCTGGTCTCTGATGCTGCGAGAGACAGGGAACAATTCCGCGCGGCCCATGAGGTGGTGTAGATCTGTTGAGCATCGATAGAAGAAATTAAACAGGTCCATCAGCGCTTCACTGTTCTCCTCGCCTAGCTGTATTCACATATCAATTAGCGTAAATACCTCCCCATTCTGCAGCTGAACATACCCCGAGGAGCGTGGCGCAATAGATATAAGCCAGCTGCGTCGCGGTCTGGCTGTCACCAGCAAACGGCTGGATCCCTAACTCAAAGGAATGGAGTCGCTCGACGAAAAGCCTTGCTCGCACAAGGACTTTGTCATAGCTGCTGCCCTCAGGGGGCAACTTGCGCATGCGCTCTGAGCGGATCCAGTCCAGGATCCTCTCATGGCTGGCGCTGTTGACGCTGGAAGGGTCCATGATGTGGGATTTTCGGTACTCTATAGTACGGGAGAGGTCATGCAGGGCGGTGCTTGTTTCACTAGAGGTTGTCCTTGAAcgaaaggaggaggaga
This genomic interval from Aspergillus puulaauensis MK2 DNA, chromosome 7, nearly complete sequence contains the following:
- a CDS encoding uncharacterized protein (COG:S;~EggNog:ENOG410PHWA;~InterPro:IPR036864,IPR001138;~PFAM:PF00172;~go_function: GO:0000981 - DNA-binding transcription factor activity, RNA polymerase II-specific [Evidence IEA];~go_function: GO:0008270 - zinc ion binding [Evidence IEA];~go_process: GO:0006355 - regulation of transcription, DNA-templated [Evidence IEA]) — encoded protein: MRRYTGDLTPIFHCPVENQCRQFHLSLISGTSRRFRRFSSASSSLTYLPPVPPTYMDVHPQRARRRAAIACNYCRRRKRRCDGAQPTCSLCQSANKHCSYPTPITLVDDDPPIPGRLAQLESVLADHTRTLQALQVNTPLQTDSEIIRRAHDVEAEIPAVMPPPGMDAATPVDYLAPMTIPIGHATTTGNLLQARPVKALIGDYPSDIFLRIEQKRPVPPELSLAVRPGVAALPALDSASITTLVEHYFQFVHPRHPILKRDEIEMMVSSLDPQSPEWSNEWALLLMMLAVAQAHRNLCFEPGNNLPGTEYLHPGVQFLLQTWADACTTNVLLSQAFLLAALYYASLCRPLQTWRLAHMASTNIQHAFFQQPDQQDESLLRTCWAVFLLECDLVAEYHLPRSGIENLVDQLPYPDCGPMAEVYESSWLAIISSRKLLNRIHCTMYATHSFVWDSKLTHDLPSPVPRPLLALSDELSHQLQTWWDLVPESLRPELNKDNPSPEEGILLLRFHACGDIITRPFLHHVCSYASKSRPPGEILNLARACIEHCRAFLHRVPSVLGHRHPLAVVYLHSCDYP
- a CDS encoding uncharacterized protein (InterPro:IPR036259;~TransMembrane:10 (i12-31o43-63i75-95o101-125i214-237o243-262i274-291o297-321i333-356o362-386i)); translated protein: MAQGANPGSVAVASFANMFSVGTTYALSILQAEVHRLLGIHHAWSYAPFAFATIGLSIGVATCTSLTERSSARTVAAAGTILWGLAVILAGHFLASLSFEGIIVSFMIGGIGVGWTYLAVVVWIGESLPAQSLARTAIGPLGFSSGAAACTMASHFFQVGSLNGAEIGTALKCAGSGFITVGVTTLILVPGDGNITTHTPNYPAKPPPSFNRAFFQLLLFMNSLPGMALFASLLPVVSNHTRFATGFTLPCCLMALALGGLLSPTLSARLSPRTLFMSLFCLRGLLLTTFSQTRHPAVFLATVATVFFAHGLGFSTLPGIINSRLGPDAVFSHHYGLILTTWGLAGVVGSLLNAFLASSGDFTPVSLVLGLAMLAFGCTLGWTSLFPCQCIIN
- a CDS encoding uncharacterized protein (CAZy:GH3;~COG:G;~EggNog:ENOG410PVNS;~InterPro:IPR017853,IPR019800,IPR036962,IPR037524, IPR008979,IPR002772,IPR036881,IPR026891,IPR013783, IPR001764,IPR011658;~PFAM:PF00933,PF01915,PF14310,PF07691;~go_function: GO:0004553 - hydrolase activity, hydrolyzing O-glycosyl compounds [Evidence IEA];~go_process: GO:0005975 - carbohydrate metabolic process [Evidence IEA]), whose translation is MAATAESESTINTLLSQLTLAEKCALLSGKNMWETTPIPRLGIQSLKTTDGPAGVRGAKWTNGSRTTFIPCGISLAATFDKELVQRIGAVLGAEARNKQAHVLLAPTMNLSRSSFGGRNFENFGEDPFLTGGLATAYISGVQSEGVGACMKHFVANDQETRRFNMDESIDERTLREVYLKPFHMALAADPWTAMTSYPKVNGVHADCSRALVRGILREEWGYEGLVMSDWGGLNSTIESIRASTDLEMPGPALRYGPALVKAVKAGQVSEGDIDASVRRMLDTLHRAGRLAAGGGVHAETKDINIMSGEETEDCPQYRNTARETAEDGIVLLKNEDRILPIQSAKLTKIAIIGPNAKTPTAGGSGSAIVNPYYVTNPYDSLVNAAKSINPQLEVVYEPGILTHLHLPLMGSILTTPDDSVQGVQVDFYHGHSLDGSVVATTYWQDSLVYLMSDGDIPGQLKGKPFSFRARGLFTPTTSGYYDFSLSNTGKAKFFVDNELLIDNMEWTQICANFMNCSSPDKSATMHLDAGRKYTFRIDNVVVPPPTRPHDNTLFHRIAGVRVGMLIQHDEEAMFAAAVHAAKTADLAVVIAGHNNDTEREGCDRTSLSLPGRTDELIQAVAAINESTVVVTQSACAVSMPWVNRVPAIVQAWYQGQENGNALAAVLLGSVNPSGKLPITFPRRIEDHGSHPWFPGNAQTDKAEYGEGVMVGYRWFDAKDLEPLWPFGFGLSYTMFAVSDVQVHGSVAADGSRAARLSALVTNTGSRVGKEVVQVYVSSSNAVPEGQRVEKGLAGFEKVTVAPGQEERIDITLDSTAFSWYDVESAGWRVDTGVYQCFVGNSSRDISATVDIIVE